GCAAACAATGGTTTGTTTGGCAGGTGTGAAGAAACGTTTCAAATCACAGTGACTAGTGCATACGCATTGTTACCAACCGATACGGAGGGAACGAGGAATAatattgttgatttgttttttttttgcttcaaaatgattaaCGACCGATTACGTCATCGGTCACTCCTCCACCTGGCAACACTGCACGTAAAAGCCACCggaagacacaaaaaagagaTCGGAGAATGTTTAACGATAGGAATTTGATGTGATTATGATTCGTTTTGATTTTACTGCTCAAAATAAGACCACATGAAGGTGTGCTAAAGTTAAAGCGAGTTCCACGGAAAAGGAACCCCAAAAAACCCTTAACCCTTCGAGGCCCACTAGGGAAACTAGTTGCATCACGCAAGAATTTCTCGATGGGGAAATGGAACCTGCAGGAACGTTGCTCACCGCTGCTATATGAGTCAAGGTCGTCCCAGCAGTGACAATTATAAAACTTCCAGCAAGAACACGCCAACCGGGTGAGGACAAACCTGGCATGTCATCCACTATTAACTGCCCGTGGAAGCATTGTTTTCTTGGAAGCGGGAAGGAGTGATAGAAATTCGTGCACCTTGGCAGGAGAGCGCATCAGGTGGAGGTAGGAACCGCTCGGAACAGCGGACGATACCGAAGTTGCCGTGAGTTGGTGTGCCGAGAACCAATAGTGGGCGAAAGAGGGAGATGATTTAAACAGCCTACCCGTAAAGAGTTCCTTTTTCCACTGCTACAACACTTGTTGGTCCAGCAGTAGACATCGCTTTGAAGAGTCGCTTTGAGAAGTCTTGGAATTGAGGAGGTAGACCGGGGGGATTAAAATTTTGCCAAGCAATGCTAGCCGTTCACCGTTTGCGGTTAAACGATGAACGTTATTAGCGATTAATTTTCCCATGTCAGCTACGCCGTAACTTCACCGAGGAATCGCGCAGTCAACAAACGGGAACCCCCCAATATCTTCCACCATATAATGGCCGGTGTTCATGCAAAGCTTCATGCTGGAGGAGTCCACCAGTCATTAAACGCAAATAAACCACCGGGACACGGTACCCGGTGGGCGAGCGAGAGTTCCATTAATGATGTCTTCTGCCTAGAACCCCTTCCTGCGAGACAGGGAATGGCAGAATGGCACAGGAGTGAACCTGCCGCTACACAAACCGACGACTCCGCCGAAGGTCAATCATACTTCAAGAagttccgatttttttttcgatggtatttttgtgtctgtttttacTTTGCGACAGCAGAAGACACTGACAGAGAGTGATGGAGTCGACCGGTGGTGCTCGGAGGAGTTGGTTGTGCAAAGCAAATTGTGGAAGGCCCTGGAATACTTCCACAAAACAATTTATAGCCACTGCTGAAGGCATGCGGAGCTCAAAAAGGAAATTGGGTCTTAAACTTCCTTCCCGTCCTGGCAAAGGTACACCCTGGGTAGAAGTCACCGTAAGCGTCTTGGGCGTACCGGTGTTCACGAATTTACTAACCCTTCTGCAGCGCCACTCACCGGGATCCAAGAAGTTGCGGTGTGTCCACGATCGAAAGGCAAACCGTACGGAAGCCACGATGTTTGGTTACGATTATTATCATCAagttcattattatttttattggtaTTGTTACTACCCAGCCCCCACCATTGTCATTAGTTGTGGCATCCGTAGTCGCGTTACTATTATTAGTTTCCACTCCCACCCTTACCACCCCGCCCCCAGAATATCTCCTTTCCGTCCCTTTCTTCAATAGGATCACAAAATTTCCGTGCCCTTCACGCGTGTTGATTATGAATTGCCCGGTCGGTAAGTTGCGGCTTGGAAACCTTGGGAACTCTTGCCTACGGCGAAGCTCAAGGTAAATGGTAGATTCCTtagcatatttttatttgggcCAGAAAGCACAGTAGCGAACCGCAGCATTTTGTGGCGAGGCGGGCAAGGCATGGATGGGACGCGATTTCGACTTCACCGTGGCGTCTGTCGGTCAGGTCTGGTAGGTTAGTTCATCGCTTCCGCTCATCTGAAGCAGTTCAGAAGGTAGCAATTAGTAGGACATAAACGAGCCCCCGAGCCGCCGACTGGACGTGTGTCGTCCGTTTGCTGGTTAGTGTGTGACCGCGACTGCCCACAGTGCGTAGACATCCGGCAAGCAGATGGCGCTGCTGAAAGGTGAGGATAGCCCGCCACGGCCACCGGCCATCGTGTCGTACGCGTTCGAGAAGGAGCTGATCAACCGGCAGAATCGGTACATCCGGCTGTACGATAGCTTCCTGCCGAGCCTGAAGCGTGTGCCGATAGCGATCAAGTTTTGGTCGAAGTACGACTCCACCGCCGCTGGGCGCAGCGGGCTGCCCAACTTTGACCATTACTGTGCGCTGGTGGAGAAGACGATTGCGGAAGGGCCTCGGGACCGATATCCGGAACCGATCACCGAGAGTCAGTGGTAGTGTGTTTAGCCGTGCCGTGTGATTACAGATACCCGGTTACAACTTCTTCTCCCCCCTTCCTCAGCTACGGTTGGTACTTTGAACCGTTCTACCGCTACGAAGGACGTGACATCCACTTGCTGTATCACCCGAAGAAACGGTCGCCGATCACCCTCGTCGGTGAAAAGATCAATGCGGACCGGATCACGCAGCGGCCCCGCTTCACCGGTGTACCGTTCAAACTGACATCTTAAACGTCAATCAACGCGCAGTCTATCGCCTGTCCTATCCTCCATCAAGCTAAGTTCTTTCTTCACGCGTCCCAAACGCTGTGCAGCCATTTTTGTTGGGTTAGTATGGGTTAAACAGAAATCCCTGTTTGCTTTATTAGTTTTTCCCTCCTAAAACTGTGGGTGTAAATTGTGCAGCTGTGTAAgtagtaaataaattaatgattaaagaaaacacacacgcaaccataaatacacacacacgaacgtaCGAACGTAACAGTCTAGAGTGATTCGATTCCGTTATGTTCTGAGTTACCATTGCCTACCGAGGTCGTTTCGTCGGCCGATCTCACCTCGGTGCTCAGTGGCGTCGTGATGTTCCCGTTGGTAAGGTCCACCTTTTCGTTACGCTTCAAATTCGCACTATCGGTGGCAGTGTCGGTGaacggtgttggtggtggtggtccaATGTAGCTGAGAAACACCGGCAGTAGTATTAGGCCGTGTGCCGCTCCCACCAACACAATGCAGAGATACATGCGGAAGTAGAAGATCTGGAAGATTTGCGATTGGGCGAAGGCGAGCACGACGATGCCGGCAAATTTGGTCAGCGTGATGCCGGAGAACACAGAGCTACCAGTGCGCACCATCGCTTCTGCCGACCGCTCCATCCGGGTGCCGTGTGCGAGTCGATACGTGCGCACTATGTGTGAGATAAATTCCACACCAATACCGACGCTCTGCAGATAAGGAGAGAAAGAAACCGGTTTAGTATCGCCGCTCAACTCCGGCAGCGCGTGCAGCCCAGCCCTACCATCACAAGATTCACCAGCGAGATGGCATTAAGCGTTATGTTCCACAGCCACATCAGACCCATCATATTGAGCACGATCAGGAACACCATCAGTATCACAACAACCGCGGACAGTATGTCCAGCCCGGTCACCAGGAACGTTACGACAAACACTGCCGCCAGCGACAGCCCGAGCGATTGCATCGCGTCCGACCAGATCGTGAGGTACTGCTCGTAGAACACGTAAAACACGCTGTACGGAAAGATCTCCACGTTGGCCTGACGCTCGTCCAGCATCCGCTGAATGTCGTCCGCGATCAGACGGGCCTGCTCGAGGGCGGTGTAGAACTGGCGCGATGTGACGGCCGTTGTGTGGTAACTCATAAAGTACGAGTCCTTCACGTTCAGCCGACCGTCCGCGTCCAGCACATAGTTGAGTGCGCGCGAGTACGCCGCCCGGCCTGCCTTGGCACAATTTTCGTCCGGCAGATCGGAGAGGAAGAATTCCAGATAGCGCTCGAACTGTGCTACCGTTGGGCGGATACCGGTGTCATCGTACTCTTCTGGACAGGACGGGCACAGGAATCCCACTGTAAAGACAAACCCCCGAACGAAACAATGGTAAATGGTGGTTGCCTTAGGTGTATTGGGTGTAGAATTCGCATACTTACAGTTGCTAGCACAAAACGAACCATCGGTGGGGTTGTATCGGCAGCAGGACTGGATCGCAAGCCAGTCAATGTAGTCATCCAACCAAGATGAGGCAGGTCGGGCAATGTGAGTACTACAACAAAGAAACCCCCAAATCCACGACTCAGTGCTAAGCGTCCAAGGAATcttccagcaaaacaaatgtactTACGTTTCCGGATATAGAGAGGACTGGTAGAGCTTCGTCTGGATGGAGTCGTCATTGCACAGGATACCGCCACACACCAAATTCTGATGCCGAACGTCGGTATAGTTAAGGCCCGGCTTGAGCACAAAATACACCGGCGGACCCATCCAGAACAGCTCCGCCATGAAGCGGAAATACTTCACCACGTGCGAGTCTTCCGCCATGGACAGTTCCTGATCCAATCCCGGCTCGATGCTGGGCACAACCATCAGCGACAGTGAAGCCCACGCGAGAAACAccgccagcaccagcagccgcACCTTGGACCGTAGTAAAAACGGCACGTAGAATCGCTCGACTACGCGCTCCAGCCACCCTGGACCGTCCGGTTGGGCGGGTTTGTCCGGGTTCTTTGTCGCCCGTACACAGCACAGCAGATCTAGCCGACCCCGCTCGACACGCTTCTCGTCCAGCGCCATCAGCGCGACGAAGGCCGAAATCTGCAGCAGGAAGTCGACCAGCAGCGCCACTGTCGCGTACCAGGCGAACGTGTTGACGGCGGGCATCGGTGAGAGGGCACCGATGGCGAAACAGCAACACTCGCTCGCAGACGTCAGCAGTATAGAGGGCCCTATCTGGCCGAGCGCCTCGCCGATGGCACATGCCGTTTCCGGCGTCCGGTCACGGTCGATCCGGTTGAACGCGTGCACCAGCATGAAGATGTTGTCCACACCGACTGCCAGCACCAGGAAGGGGATCACCTCGATCGTGAGCATTGTGGTAGCGAGCTCCAGATACCCGAAGAAGCCCAAACTGCAGGCAACGGAAGCGAGCACCACCACGATACCACCGATCGCAAGCACGATGCGCGAACCGTGAAGAAACTGTCGAAAGCCCCGAATCTTCCCCAGCGAGAAGGTGATGTACACAAACATGACCACGTAGCTGATGATGACGGTGTACATCTCCGCCTCGGACATTTCGTCGATACCATCCTCGATGGAGCGTTCGGCCGAGTAGGCGACATCCATCATCGGATGCTCAAAGTCCCGCATAAAGTCCACGAATCGTTTCTCCCATTCCAGTGCCGGTCCGAGGTTGTCCTTGTCTGCCTGGTTCTCCACCAGGAACGTCAGCACAACGCCGGTCGCGAGTCGAAAGTCCGGGTTGGAACCGGGAGCTGGGTGCGGGAATCCACCAACAGCTACGCCCGGTTCGATTGGACCTCCGTACGTGCCGAAGCACGACGGCAGATAGGCGTTGCGTGTGCACCCGTTTATCTTGTCCAGGTAGTTCACCACGTACCCGTTCAGGTCCGTGCCGGTCCGGTTGAACTCTGCCAGATTATTCTTGAAGTAACCGAACACACTCTGCACGGTACACTCGGACAGTACCGTTTGGGCACCGACCGCCGTCATTGGTGCGTAGCAGATCTTCTCCAAACCGCGACCCTCCTCCTGCCCGAGCTGCTCGATCATACCCTGCAGCTTGAACACCTCCAGCAAGAACTCGCGATCGTAGGCAGGCCCGAACGTCTGATTGCCTTCCGCTGTTGGATGCACAAACTGCAAATGGAGACGGCAAATGGTGAAGCACCTCAAAACAACCATCATCACCCCGCACTTACAAACTCCTGGCGCTTCGGTTTTATGAAAATCTGCTCCGTACGGTAGAAGGGCGAAAAGCGTGAATCGAAGTAATCCTTCTCCTGTCGCGACCGACTGTCCGGGGCGGCCCACAACTCCACCGGATCGGTCGTTATTATCAGATACTGTATGCCGAAGGCGAGACCCCCGATAATCCACGAGCAGATGGCCAATATCAGCACCGGATTGCGGGCGCAGACTGTGAAAGAGTGAAACCAACACTGTGTGTGCGGACGCTTTTCCTATCGCCGACTGGTTGATTGGTGGGCAAAGACTTACAAGTTCCCCAGCGTGTAAATATCCGCCCCAGGGCCCGGTTGACGGATGGGAATCCACCGAAGATGGCCGGCAAGTCTGGCATCGAACGTCCCGGACGTCCCTTGCCACCAAACAGCAGGGTGAGTGTGATGCAAACCAGCCCGATGCCACCGATCACCACCGCGACGGTGAACGTGACGCCATTCAAGTCACCCACCATAAAGCCGGGATCTTTCGGCTGCGGTGGATCACTGGTTGGGCAGCTTTCGTCGCAATCGATGCAGGAGCAAGCGTACGACCCGTCGTACGCTTCGTTGCAGTGCTTCACCGGTTGGTTGAAGCGCTTCTCGGGGTCCTCCTCGTACAGGTAGTTAATCTCGAACGGTACGAACTCGTTGTCGGCCGCACCCATAAACTGGAACCAACGCTCGGGCGTGCAGCCCGTCGCTTCCCAAAACCCGCAACCCACGTCCATCGCGTACTTGCCACTGGACGGCAGCACGATACCCTTGCAAGAGCCGTACGTGTCCTCGACATACTGTCGATCAATGCGGTAGTCGACCCGGTTGACGTACACGCCCGTCGGTTCGGTAAAGGCGGTCAGGAACCGACTCTGCTCCGGGTGGCACGCCAAGCTGCAGATACTGTACAGCATGTTCGTGAGACAGGTCGAGCAGCGGCTGAACAGTCCCTCCGCCTGCTGGAAGTTCTTGTCCATCTCGATCACCTGACTCACCGCACAGCACACCGGTGTATCGTCGGTTGGAAACATCCATCCGCACCGTCGGTGCATGATCTCGATTGCGACCGCTTCCGTCAGTGGTTTGGGC
This sequence is a window from Anopheles marshallii chromosome X, idAnoMarsDA_429_01, whole genome shotgun sequence. Protein-coding genes within it:
- the LOC128718384 gene encoding NPC intracellular cholesterol transporter 1 homolog 1b, with translation MSGPGMYGSWLVVLLVALAVPCLGQEEYHCVMYDVCAMIGIHAQNCPVKMAPKPLTEAVAIEIMHRRCGWMFPTDDTPVCCAVSQVIEMDKNFQQAEGLFSRCSTCLTNMLYSICSLACHPEQSRFLTAFTEPTGVYVNRVDYRIDRQYVEDTYGSCKGIVLPSSGKYAMDVGCGFWEATGCTPERWFQFMGAADNEFVPFEINYLYEEDPEKRFNQPVKHCNEAYDGSYACSCIDCDESCPTSDPPQPKDPGFMVGDLNGVTFTVAVVIGGIGLVCITLTLLFGGKGRPGRSMPDLPAIFGGFPSVNRALGRIFTRWGTFCARNPVLILAICSWIIGGLAFGIQYLIITTDPVELWAAPDSRSRQEKDYFDSRFSPFYRTEQIFIKPKRQEFFVHPTAEGNQTFGPAYDREFLLEVFKLQGMIEQLGQEEGRGLEKICYAPMTAVGAQTVLSECTVQSVFGYFKNNLAEFNRTGTDLNGYVVNYLDKINGCTRNAYLPSCFGTYGGPIEPGVAVGGFPHPAPGSNPDFRLATGVVLTFLVENQADKDNLGPALEWEKRFVDFMRDFEHPMMDVAYSAERSIEDGIDEMSEAEMYTVIISYVVMFVYITFSLGKIRGFRQFLHGSRIVLAIGGIVVVLASVACSLGFFGYLELATTMLTIEVIPFLVLAVGVDNIFMLVHAFNRIDRDRTPETACAIGEALGQIGPSILLTSASECCCFAIGALSPMPAVNTFAWYATVALLVDFLLQISAFVALMALDEKRVERGRLDLLCCVRATKNPDKPAQPDGPGWLERVVERFYVPFLLRSKVRLLVLAVFLAWASLSLMVVPSIEPGLDQELSMAEDSHVVKYFRFMAELFWMGPPVYFVLKPGLNYTDVRHQNLVCGGILCNDDSIQTKLYQSSLYPETTHIARPASSWLDDYIDWLAIQSCCRYNPTDGSFCASNLGFLCPSCPEEYDDTGIRPTVAQFERYLEFFLSDLPDENCAKAGRAAYSRALNYVLDADGRLNVKDSYFMSYHTTAVTSRQFYTALEQARLIADDIQRMLDERQANVEIFPYSVFYVFYEQYLTIWSDAMQSLGLSLAAVFVVTFLVTGLDILSAVVVILMVFLIVLNMMGLMWLWNITLNAISLVNLVMSVGIGVEFISHIVRTYRLAHGTRMERSAEAMVRTGSSVFSGITLTKFAGIVVLAFAQSQIFQIFYFRMYLCIVLVGAAHGLILLPVFLSYIGPPPPTPFTDTATDSANLKRNEKVDLTNGNITTPLSTEVRSADETTSVGNGNSEHNGIESL
- the LOC128712742 gene encoding uncharacterized protein LOC128712742, which codes for MALLKGEDSPPRPPAIVSYAFEKELINRQNRYIRLYDSFLPSLKRVPIAIKFWSKYDSTAAGRSGLPNFDHYCALVEKTIAEGPRDRYPEPITESQCYGWYFEPFYRYEGRDIHLLYHPKKRSPITLVGEKINADRITQRPRFTGVPFKLTS